In Erpetoichthys calabaricus chromosome 4, fErpCal1.3, whole genome shotgun sequence, one genomic interval encodes:
- the LOC114650957 gene encoding olfactory receptor 6F1-like, whose translation MDFRNYTVLVAPDFAVASYIYFENPKALGISILFVYFLILLGSGINIYTIVSDKQLYTPMYFFICNLSAIDIFYTSSAALTLLAVFLVDVKTISYKACLVQMFFYHSGDLMEAVAIGIMAYDRLVAICNPLRYCTIITKNQIIMLIIFSWLFSVSLTCYLAFTAERLSVCKPVLNAPFCDFQTFVRASCVNANPEIGKAAIIGFVVIFSSFAFIVLSYIIITVVVIKLSTESRKQMFSTCTSHVIVICCYFMPKIIVNFATTYGVVMTMSERFSAHVASTFGPSLVNPFVYCLRRENIRKKLVSFFKIHKTSP comes from the coding sequence ATGGATTTCAGAAATTATACGGTTTTGGTAGCACCAGACTTTGCAGTTGCAAgctatatatattttgaaaaccCTAAAGCACTAGgaatttccattttatttgtatattttcttattttactcGGCAGTggtattaatatttatacaatTGTATCAGATAAACAGCTTTACACACCGATGTATTTCTTCATTTGCAATTTATCAGCTATTGATATTTTTTACACCAGCAGTGCTGCTTTGACACTCCTTGCTGTATTTTTAGTGGACGTTAAAACAATATCTTATAAAGCGTGCTTGGTTCAGATGTTCTTCTACCATTCAGGTGATTTAATGGAAGCCGTAGCTATTGGAATTATGGCCTACGACCGCTTAGTAGCAATCTGCAATCCTTTACGGTACTGTACTATTATTACAAAGAATCAgataataatgttaattattttttcatggtTATTTTCTGTATCTCTTACATGTTACCTCGCATTTACTGCTGAACGATTATCTGTCTGTAAACCAGTCTTGAATGCTCCTTTCTGTGACTTTCAGACATTTGTAAGAGCTTCATGTGTTAATGCTAATCCCGAGATTGGAAAAGCAGCAATCATTGGCTTTGTGGTTATATTTTCAAGCTTTGCTTTTATTGTATTATCTTATATAATAATCACTGTTGTAGTGATAAAACTTTCCACAGAGAGCAGGAAACAGATGTTCAGCACCTGCACGAGTCATGTTATTGTGATTTGCTGTTATTTTATGCCAaaaattattgttaattttgCAACAACATATGGTGTGGTGATGACAATGTCAGAACGTTTTTCAGCACATGTTGCATCCACCTTTGGGCCCTCTCTAGTTAATCCTTTTGTGTATTGCTTGAGAagagaaaatataagaaagaaaCTTGTcagcttttttaaaatacataaaacatctcCTTGA